CCGCCGACCGCGATCCTGCGGTCGAAGGCGAGCGACGGATCGACGCGGTGCGCGATCAGCACGACCGTGCGTCCGCCCGCGGCGCGCAGCAGATCGGCGAGCAGCGCATCCGCGACAGGCGCGTCGACCGACGCGGTCGGCTCGTCGAGGATCAGCACGTCGAAGTCGGCGAGCAGGGCGCGCGCGAGCGCGAGCCTCTGCGCCTGGCCGCCCGAGACGAGGGCTCCGCGCTCGCCGACCCGCGCATCGAGGCCGCCGCGCGCCGCCGTCCAGGAGGCGAGACCCACGCGGCCGAGGACGTCCTCGAGGACCGCGTCGTCCGCCTCCGGCCGGGCGAACAGCAGATTCTGACGGATGGTGTCGTCGAAGAGGTAGGGCTGCTGCTCGACGAGGCCGACGACTCGGCGGACCTCCGCCTGGGGCAGCGTCCGCGCCTCCACTCCCCCGATCCGGTACGAGCCGGAGTGCTCGAGGAAGCGCACGAGGACGTGGGCGAGCGTGGTCTTGCCCGAGCCGCTGCCCCCGGTCACGAGCGCGCGGGCTCCCGCCGGGAGGTCGAGGGTGACGCCCACGAGGGCCGGTGCCGCCGCTCCCGGCCAGCCCGCCGAGACGTCGCGGAGGACCAGGTCGCGCCCGCTCGGCATCCGAGCGGCGCGGTCGACCGCGTCGTCGGTCGCGAGGGCCGGCGAGGAGGCGTCGCGATCGAGGTCGGCCAGGCGCTGCGCGCCGGAGAGAGCCGTGCGCGCCGACTGGACGGCCAGCGGAGCCGCGGCCATCACCTCGAAGACCGCGAGCGGGACCAGGACGATCACGCCGAGCGCCGGGCCGCCGAGATCGGTGACGGACGGGATGCCGAGGGCGAGGGCCGCCCACACCGCGCCTCCTGAGCAGAGGGCGAGCACGGCCGCGGTGAGGCCCGCCGAGACCGCCCGGCGGCGAGCGCTGCGGGCGAGCGCCGCCTCCGCCTCCGCGACGTCGGCGACCGCCTGCTCGGCCGCACCGAACGCGATCAGCACGTCGAGCCGGGTCACGAGCAGGTTCACGCGCTCGGCGAGCTCGCCGCGCAGGGGTGCCAGCTCGCGATCGGCCCGCGCAGACATCAGCCCCGCCCCCACGGCCGATCCCGCGAAGCCGAGCACGAGGAGCACGAGCAGCACGAGCCCCATCGCGGGCAGGAGCAGCCCCACGCCGACGACCGCCGCCGTCGCCACGACTCCTGAGACGATCAGCGGCTGCACGACGCGCAGCGGTACGTCCTGCTGCGAGTCGACGTCGGCGATCACCCGCGAGACGAGGTCGCCGCGGCGCACCCGGCCCAGGCCGTCGGGCGCGATCGGCACCAGGCGCTCGTAGACCCCGGCGCGCAGCTCGGCGAGCGCGCGGAAGGCGGCGTCGTGTCCGCTGAGCCGCTCGAGGTAGCGGAAGAAGGCCCGCGCCAGCGCGAACGCGCGGACGCCGACGACGGCCATCGAGAGGAAGAGGATCGGCGGCTGCTCGGCGGCGCGCACGATCAGCCACGCGGAGCAGGCGAGCAGCGCCACGACGGAGGCGGAGGAGAGCAGCCCGAACGAGAGGCCCGGGAGGAAGCGGCGCGCGGGCGGCATCGCGGCGCGGAGGACGTCGGCGCGCCTCATCGGAGCACCGCCTCGGCCGGCTGCAGCGCGAGCACCGTGTCGGCCGCGGCGAGGGTCGACGGCCGGTGGCTCGCGATGATCACGATCGCTCCGTCGTCGGCGAGCGTGCGCAGCCCGGCGAGCAGCGCCCGCTCGGCCCCCGCGTCGAGTGCCGCGGTGGGCTCGTCCAGGGCCAGCACGCGGCAGCCCCGCTCGAGCAGCCGGTGGATCGCCCGTGCCGCCGCCACCCTCGCGCTCTGCCCGCCGGAGAGACCGGTGCCCTCCGCGTCGATCCGGCGCTCGGGCTCGAGATCGACGCCGGCGAGCGCGAGGGCCGCGGCGACCCGGGCGGCATCGGGCGAGCGGGTGCCGAGCGCCACGTTGGACGCGACGGTGCCCGGCAGCAGGTCGGCCCGCTGACCCGACCACGCGAGCCAGTCGCGGCCGGCGCCGGGGAGCACGGGCTCGCCTCCGAGTGCGATCGCGCCGGTCGCCGCGACGAAGCCCGCGAGGGCGGCGAGGAGGGTGGACTTGCCCGATCCGCTCGGCCCGGCGATCGCCGTGATCGTCCCCGGCGAGAACACGGCGTCGACCGGGGCGAGCACGCGCCCGGCACCGTCGTCGACCGCGAGAGCACGCACCTCGAGCGGGCCGGATCCCGCGGGAGACGGAGTCGGCGCGGGCAGCACCGCCGCGCGCTCGATGACGGCGAACGCCTCGTCGGCCGCCTGCACCCCGTCGGCCGCCGCGTGGAACTCGGCGCCGACCTGTCGCATCGGCAGGAACACGTCGGGCGCGAGCACGAGCACGAACAGCCCGATCGCCAGCCCGAGCGAGCCGTCGACCAGCCGCAGTCCGATCGAGACGGCGACCAGAGCGACCGAGAGCGAGCCGGCGAGCTCGAGCACGAAGCCGCTCACGAAGGTGACCCGCAGCACCTTCATCGTGTGCACCCGGTACTCCTCGGTCAGAGCCCGGATCCGCGCGCCCTGGCGCTCAGCGCGACCGAAGATCTTGAGCGTCGCGAGCCCGCCGACCGTGTCGACGAATCCGGAGGCGAGCGCCTGCAGCCGCGACCACTGCCGCTTCTGCACCGCCTGCGTCGCCCAGCCGATCAGCACCATGAAGACGGGGATGAGCGGCAGGGTGACCACGAGGAAGAGGGCGCTGAGCGGATCCGCGAGGAAGACGACGAGGGTGAGCAGCGGAGTCGCGACGGCGGTCGCGATCAGCTGCGGCAGGTAGCGCGCGAAGTAGCCGTCGAGGGCGTCGAGGCCGCCGCCGACCAGCGCCACGACTCCGCCCGAGCTGCCTGCCGAGCGACCGGACGGACCGAGCGCGACGAGCGCCTCCAGGACCGCGTGGCGCAGCTGGGCCTTGGCGCCGACTCCGCCGCGGACGGCGTTCACCTCGCTCGCCCACGCGATCGCCGCCCGCGCCGCCACCACGGCGAGCAGGGCGGCGAGCAGCGGCGCGAGCTCGGCGGCACCGCGCCCGTCGACCGCCCCCGCCACCAGCTGCGCGACCAGCCAGGCGAAGGCGATGATCGCCAGCGTCCGCGCCAGCGCCAGCGCGCCGCCCAGCACCAGGAACAGGCGGGCCGAGCGGGCGAAGCGGAGCAGCCGCGGATCGAGGGGCTTCACGTCAGTGGGCGTCGACCGGGATGTGAGTGCGGGTGATGCGCTTGCGGAAGATCCAGTAGGTCCAGGCCTGATAGCCGACGATGAGCGGCACGAACACCAGCGCGGTCCAACTCATGACGGTCAGCGTATAGGGCGTGCTCGAGGCGTTCTCGATGGTGAGGCTGTTGGCGATGTCGTTCGAGGCCGGCATGACGGCCGGGAAGAGCGTCGTGAACAGGGTCAGGACCGCGAGCGCGATCGTGACCGCGAGGAGGGCGAAGGCCCGCCCCTCCCTCCCGCGCACGTTCGCCAGCCACGAGAGGATCAGCGTGGCCGCCGCCGCGGTCGCGAGCAGCCAGGAGGCGCTGCTGCCCTGCGCGAGGTTCGTCCAGGCGAGGAACACCGCAGCGACCGCGATCGTGACGAGCCCGGCGCGCGAGGCGAGCCTCCGTGCGCGCTCGCGGATCTCGCCGTCGGTCTTGAGCGAGACGAACACGACTCCGTGCGTGAAGAACAGCAGGAGGGTCGTGGCGCCGCCGAGCAGCGCGTAGGGGTTCAGCAGGTCGAGGACGGTGCCGATGTAGTTGTGGTCGGCGTCGAGCGGCACGCCCTGCACGATGTTGGCGAACGCGACGCCCCAGAGGAACGCGGGGACCGCCGAGCCGACGACGATCATCGTGTCGAACCGCTTCTTCCAGGCCGCCTCCGGCCGCTGGTGCCGGTACTCGAACGACACCCCTCGGAGGATGAGCGCCAGGAGGATCGCGAGCAGCGGCAGGTAGAAGCCGCTGAAGAGCGTCGCGTACCACTCGGGGAACGCGGCGAACAGCGCGGCGCCCGCGACGATCACCCAGGTCTCGTTGAGATCCCAGACCGGGCCGATCGTGTTGATCAGGACCCGGCGGTCGGTGTCGTCCCTCCCGAGGAAGGGCAGCGACATCCCGACCCCGAAGTCGAAGCCGTCGAGCACGAAGTAGCCGATGAAGAACACGGCGACGATCCAGAACCAGAGCGTGGGGAGATCCATCAGCGCGAGCGCCTTCCTCTAGTAGACAGTGCCGACGAGCTGCGGGCGACCGCTCTCCTCGTCGATCTCGGGGGCGTCATCGGGGCCGGCCTGCGCCGCCTTCAGGATGAGCCGGAACTCCACGACCGCGAGGGTCCCGTAGATCGCGGTGAACGCGATCAGCGAGATCAGGACCTCGAGGCCGCTCACGCCGGGCGAGACGCCGTCCTCGGTCTTGAGCAGGCCGAAGACGAGCCAGGGCTGGCGGCCCATCTCGGTGAAGACCCAGCCGACGATCATCGCGAGCAGCGGGAGCGGAGCCGCCCAGGTCGCGATCCTCCACATCCACTTCTTGGGCTCGCGGCCCTTGCGGGTGAACCAGAGGCCGGCGGCCGCGACGCCGATCGCGAGGACTCCGAGCGCCATCATCCAGCGGAACGACCAGTAGGTGACCCAGATGATCGGCGTGTAGTCACCGGGGCCGTAGACCTGCACGTACTGCGCCTGCAGGTCGTTGATGCCCTCGACGGTGCCGGTGAACGTGTGCGTCGAGAGGAAGGAGAGGAGGTACGGGATGCGGATCGAGAACAGCTCGCTCGAGCCGTCCGGCGTGCCCCAGGTGAAGATCGAGAACGAGGCCTCGGCGCCGGTCGAGGTCTTGTAGAGCGCCTCGGCGGCCGCCATCTTCATCGGCTGGGTGTCGACCATCGCGAGGCCGAGCGAGTCGCCCGTGAAGAGGGTGAGACCGCCGCTGACGAGCATCATCCAGGCACCGAACTTCAGCGCCGGGCGCATGGTCTCGAGGTGCTGGTTGCGCGAGAGGTGGTAGGCGGCGACGCTGATGATCACGGCCGCCGAGACCATGAAGCACGCGAAGATCGTGTGCGGGAACGCGGCGAGCGCGACCTTGTTCGTGAGCAGGGCCCAGATGTCGGTGAGCTCCGCGCGCCCCTTGGTCTCGTTGATCTCGAAGCCGACCGGGTTCTGCATGAACGCGTTGGCGGCGATGATGAAGTACGCCGACAGGGTCGTCCCGAGGGTCGTCAGCCAGATGGTCGCCAGGTGCAGCTTCTCGGGGAGCTTGTCCCAGCCGAAGATCCACAGGCCGATGAACGTCGCCTCGAGGAAGAACGCGAGCAGGCCCTCGAACGCGAGCGGCGCACCGAAGACGTCGCCGACGAAGCGCGAGTAGTCGCTCCAGTTCATGCCGAACTGGAACTCCTGGACGATTCCGGTGACGACGCCCATCGCGAAGTTGATGAGGAAGATCTTCCCGAAGAACTTCGTCAGCTGCAGGTAGTGGATGCGGCCGGTGCGCACCCAGCAGGTCTGGAAGATCGCGACGGTGAGCGCCATGCCGATCGTGAGCGGCACGAACAGGAAGTGGTAGATCGTCGTCAGGCCGAACTGCCACCTCGACAGCAGGAGTGGATCCAGGAGTTCGTTCACGGCCCCGAGCATAGGTCGCAGCGAGCGCCTCGATGCCCGCCGATCCCAGTACTGGGGCGGATGTGCGGGCCTCGGACGCCCTCGAGCGACACCCTTTCCGGGGTGCTCGCCCGCCGCCTCCGAACGGCCGCCGTCCACGACAAGCTCGACGTCGAGACAGTCCGTCTCGACGTCGAGGGACCCCGCCGCGAGGACGGTGCCGAGCAGGCCCCTCGACCGTCGGCGGCGTCCCGGAGACCGTCTCGACGGCGAGCGACCGCGGTCGCGGGCCGATCCTCCGGAACTCGCGAACGAATACTCAGCAGTTTCACAGTCGACGCCTCGCCGAGCGGGCGGGTGGGAATCCGTTCGCGGGTCGTGCCCCGGGCGCTCACGAGGCGCCACTGCTCAGGCGCGGCACCGTACGATCGACCCATGCCGAGCAAGGGGAGCTACGCCAAGGGTGTCGCCAAGCGCGAGGAGATCCTGCAGACCGCACTCGAGGTGTTCTCGCGGCAGGGGTACCGCCGAGCGTCGCTGCGCGAGATCTCCGAGGCGGTCGGGCTGACGCAGGCCGGGCTGCTGCACTACTTCGACTCCAAGGAGGAGCTCTTCGCCGAGGTCCTCCGCAAGCGCGACGACGTCGATCGCGCGACGTACGACCTCGACGACAGCGGCGATCCCGCGATCGCCGGCCTCGTCCGCCTGATCCGCCACAACAGCGAGGTCCCCGGTCTCGTGCACCTCTACGCGACGCTGTCGGCCGAGGGCACGGACGAGGGGCACGCCGCGCACGAGTTCTTCGTCGACCGCTACCGGACGACGACCGAGGTGCTGGCCGAGAGCGTGCGCGCCGACCAGCGCGAGGGGCTCATCGCCGCGGACATCGATCCCGAGGTGGCGGGCCGGATGATGACCGCGCTCGCGGACGGTCTGCAGATCCAGTGGCTGCTCGACGACGGGGTCGACATGGGCAGCATCGTCGAGACCTTCTGGGCGCTGCTCAAGCGCGTCCGCTGACGGGCTCCTGGCGTGAACGACCTGCTGACCGGGATCCTCGCCTTCGTGGTGAGCGTGCCGCCCGTCTGGCGGACGCTGCTCGCGGGGCTCGCCATCTTCTTCGAGACGACGATCCTCGCCGGCCTGATCGTGCCGGGCGACACCGTCGTGATCGTCAGCGCCACCGGTGTCACCACTCCCCTGCAGTTCGTCGCCCTCGCGCTCACCGTGATCGTCGGCGCCCTCTGCGGCGAATCGGTCGGCTTCTACCTCGGCCGCTGGTTCGGCCCGCGGATCCGCGCGTCACGACTCGGCCGCAGGCTCGGCGAGAAGAACTGGGTGCGCGCCGAGCGCTACCTCGCCCGCCGCGGCGGCATCGCGGTGTTCCTCTCGCGCTTCCTGCCGGTGCTGCACTCGCTCATCCCCCTGACCGTCGGCATGAGCGGGATGCGCTACCGCACCTTCATGGCCTGGACGACGCCCGCGTGCATCCTCTGGTCGTTCGCCTACGTGGGAGTCGGCGCGGCGGCCGCCGGCGGCTACCGCGAGCTGTCCGACAGCCTGCACTACGCCGGCTACCTCTTCGTCGGCGCCATCGTGCTGTTCGCGCTGATCGTGTTCGGCGCGAAGAAGCTCCTGAAACGAGCGGAGGCGCGTCACCTCGACGAGTGACGCGCCCCGCGCGGGTGGTGCCGGTCGATCAGTCGACGAGACCGGCCGACTCCAGCCACTCGGTCGCGATCGACGCGGCCGACTTCTCGTCGTTCACGCTCTCGGCGTTGAGCGACACGAGGTCCTCGGCGGTCAGCTTCGCGCTGACCGCGTTGAGCACCTCGGCGGCGTCGTCGTCGATCTTGTCCGAGACGATCGGCACGACGTTGTCGGCGACGAACAGTCCGTCCGGGTCCTCCAGGGCGACGAGGTCGTTCGACTGGATGTTGGGATCGGCGGTGTAGATGTTCGCCAGCTGGATCTGGTCGCTGGTCAGGGCGTTGACCGTGGTCGATCCGCCGCTGTCCTCGATCGCCTGGAACGTGGTGTCGATGCCGTACTTCTCCTTGAGCGCGTCCGGGCCGTAGGGGCGCGTCTGCAGCTCGGAGTTGCCGCCCAGCACGATCGGGTCGGTGACGTCGGCGAGCGAGGCGATGTCGGTGAGGCTCCACTTGTCGGCGAAGGCCTGGGTGACGGTGTACGAGTTCTGGTCGCTCGCATCGGCGGCGTCGAGCGCGCGGAGGCCGTCCGGCAGCGCATCGGTCAGAGCGGAGTAGACGTCGTCGGCGGTCGTGGCCGTGGTGTCGGGCTCGAGCGCCTGCAGCAGGCTGCCGTCGTACTCGGGGAAGACGTCGATCGATCCGCTCTCGATCTCGGGCAGGTAGATCTCGCGCTGGCCGATCCGGAGCTGCCTGTCGACGGTGTAGCCGTCGTTCTCCAGGGCCTGGGCGTAGATCTCGGCGATGATCTCGTTCGAGTAGTAGTCCTGCGAGCCGACGACGATCGTCTCGGAGCCGGCGGAGGCGCCGGAACCCGATCCCGAATCGAGCGGATCGCTGGACGAGCACCCTGCCAGTGCCACGACGGCACCGACCGCGAGTGCGCTGAGCGCGACACGGCCCTTCTTGTTTGCTGTGGACATCACTGTTTCCCTTCGTCGATGGGGATTCCCACCACCGCGCGTCGTCGGGTCGACGAGGCGCGGAAACTCGAGCGGCCGGAGGTCCCGGCCAGGCCCAGCACGACACCGCGCGGGACGGCGATCCGCTGCAGGACCGCGAACAGGATCTCGCTGAGCAGCGTGAGCGCGATCACGATGATCGAGCCCGCGAGCATCTGCGGATAGTCCCCCGCCTTCACGCCCTGGAAGATGTAGCGGCCGAGACCGCCCGCGCCGATGTAGTCCGCGAGCGTCGCCGTCGCGATGATCTGCAGGGCGGCCACCCTCAGCCCGCCGAGGAGCAGCGGGAGACCGAGGGGGATCTCGACCTTCGCGAGGATCTGCCACTCGGTCATCCCGACCGAGCGCGCGGCGTCGACGGTCCGCCGGTCGACCGCCTCCAGACCCGAGTACGCGCCGGCGAGGACCGACGGGATCGCGAGGATCACGAGCGCGATCAGCGGCGCGCCGAGGCCGAGGCCGAGGCTCATCGCCGCGAGCACCAGCACACCGAGGGTCGGCAGCGCGCGCAGCCCGCCGGCGACGGGGACCGCGATGCCCTTGCCGCGACCGGTGTGCCCGATCAGGTAGCCGAGCGGGATGGCGATCGCGGACGCGATGACCAGCACCAGGAGGCTGATGCCGAGGTGCTGGGCGACCCGGGTCGGGATCCCCTCGGGGCCCGTCCAGTGCGTGGCGTCGCCGATCCACGCGAACGCCTCGATGATCAGGTTCACGTCGTCACCGCCTGCTCGACGCGCAGGGCGCGCCGCTTCGAACGTGCACGGTCGACGGCGGTCCACGGCATCAGGAGGCGCCCGAGCAGCACGAGGATCCCGTCGAGCACGAGCGCCAGCGCGATGGTGAGCACGATGCCGGTGACGATCTCACCCGAGATGCCGCGCTGGAAGCCGTCGGTGAACAGCAGCCCGAGGCTCTGGATGCCGAGCACGGCGCCGACCGTCACGAGCGAGACCGTGCTCACCGTCACGACGCGCAGCCCCGAGAGCAGGACCGGACCGGCGAGCGGGAACTCGACCCGCCAGAACCGGGCCCAGGCGGAGTAGCCCATCGCCGTCGCCGACTGGGTCACGTCCTCCGAGACGGCGCCCAGCGCGTCCGACGTGGTCCGCACCATCAGCGCGATGCCGTACAGCGTGAGCCCGATGATCACGTTCGCGGTCGAGCGCAGCGGGATGGCGAGGATCGCCGGGAGCAGGATGAACATCGCCAGCGACGGGATCGCGTAGAGGACGCCCAGCGCCGTGAGGACGGTGCCGCGGCTCCAGCGGTACCGGTTCGCGAACCAGCCGAACGGCAGCGAGATCACGAAGCTCAGGATGATCGGCGGCACCGACAGGAACAGGTGCGCGATCAGGTTCGTGATGATCGAGTCGGTGTTGTTGACGACCCAGTTCACGCGCCGCCGCCGTCCTGCGCGCGCAGCACGCCGGTCGGCCGCCCGTCGCCGTCGACCACGATGCTCGCGCCGTCGCGCTCCTCGATGCGGAGCGACCGCTTGCCGCGGTCGGCTCCGATGAAGCCCGCGACGAAGTCGCTGGCGGGGGCGGCGAGGATCTCGGCGGGAGATCCCTTCTGCGCGATCCGGCCGCCCTTCTCGAGGATGACGACCTGATCGCCGAGCAGGAACGCCTCGTCGATGTCGTGCGTGACGAAGACGACGGTCTTGTCGAGCTCGCGCTGGAGGCGGAGCGTCTCGCGCTGCAGATCGGCACGGACCAGGGGGTCGACGGCACCGAACGGCTCGTCCATCAGCAGGATGTTGGGGTCCACCGCGAGCCCGCGGGCGACTCCGACGCGCTGCTGCTGCCCGCCGGAGAGCTGGCTCGGGTAGCGCGCGGCGAGGGAGCGGTCCAGGCCCACCGTGTCCATCAGCTCGAGGGCGCGGTCGTGCGCCGGCTTCTTTGCGACGCCGTTGAGGCGGGGCACGGTGGCGATGTTGTCGATGACGCGGCGGTGCGGGAGCAGACCCGAGTTCTGCATCACGTAGCCGATGCGGCGACGCAGCGAGACGGCCGGGAGAGTGGAGATGTCCTCGCCGTCGATCTCGATGGTGCCGCCGGTCGGCTCGATCATGCGGTTGATCATCCGGAGGATCGTGGTCTTGCCGCAGCCGGAGGAGCCGACGAAGACGGTCGTCTGCCGCGACGGCAGCACGAGCGAGAAGTCGTCCACCGCCCGGGTGCCGTCGGGGTACTGCTTGCTGACTCCGCGGAACTCGATCACGACGTCTCTCACCCTCGTTGCGCGGTCCCGTGCAGAACCTCTGCGACAGCCAAACACCATTCGGAGACCGCTGCCAACCTGGATGGCACAGTGTTGCGCCCGAGCCCTCGGCCGACTAGGGGCCGGCCGCGGGCCCGTTCCGCAGCGTGCGCTCGACCTCCCCGACGGCGTCGGGTCCCGCTACGCCCCTCCGGGCCTGCTCGACCAGCGAGCGGGCGCCTGCTGCCCGCTGCCTGCTGATCGAATCGCCCTCGCAGAGGGCGTATCGAGATCCACCACCCTCGGACGACGACGCGTGCAGACCCCTTCTGACGAACGCGGGTCTCGATACGCCCCTGCGGGGCTACTCGACCAACGGGCGGGCGGCCGAGCAGGCGCCTATTCACCCCGAAGCGTCCGGCTTCAGGCCCTGGCCCCACGAGGCGAACGGGTGATTCGCGTGTCAGCGAATCGCCCTAGCCGTTCGCACGACGCTCCACCCGCGCAACCACCTCGGAAAGCCGACCGCGCCGAGCCGGGCAGGGACCGGCTCGGACGACGGCACAGCCCGACCGCGCCGAGCCGGGCAGGGACCGGCTCGGAAGACGGCACAGCCCGACCGCGCCGAGCCGGGCAGGGACCGGCTCGGACGACGAAGGGGCGGGCCCGCAGGCCCGCCCCTTCGTCGCAGTTCACACAGCGCCGTAGTGCATCGACAGGTAGTTGCGGAGCAGGGCGCGGCTCTCGTCGATGAAGCGCTGGTCGCCCTGGGGGTCCATCAGGAAGGCGCGCGTGAGCATCGCGTCGGCGACCTCGACCGTCACCTCGAGGCGGAACGAGAGCTGGGCGCCGCCGGGCAGGCCGTACTCGGACGCGAGGATCTCGGCGAAGCGCCGCGCGAAGAAGCCGGCCTCGAAGGCCTCGCCCGCCACCTCCGGCGCGTGGATCGTGTCGACGAAGCGGATGGAGCGGAAGCCGGGCTCGGTGCGGTGCATCTCGCAGAACGCGTCGACCGCGCAGTCGACGGCACCCCACCAGTTGGCGGGGTGCGTCTCGCGGATCTCGGTGATGACCTTCTTGCGGAAGCGCTCGAGGGCACGCTCCCGGAGGGCCTGGAGCACGGCGATGCGGTCCGGGAAGTAGCGGTAGACGGTGCCGATCGCGGCGCCCGCGCGCTCGGCGACCATCGCCGTCGTCAGGCGGTCGAAGCCGACCTCGTCGACGACGGCCGCGGCGGCGTCGAGCAGGGAGGCGAGGCGCGCGGCGCTGCGGACCTGCACGGGCTCGTTCCGGACCTGGGGGGATTCGCCGAAGGGTCGGTCGACGAGATTTCCAAGAGGCACGGCAGGCTCCTTCGGTGACGGTTCCTACAATCGTACGCAGGCGGACGCGACCTCCGCGTCCATTCGCCGAACGTCTCTCGCGTTTCCTGCCCCCGGAAGGGCGGCGGGAACGCGGACCCCCACCGTGCCAGGAGGACCCATGTGCGGACGCTTCGTCCTCTCGCAGACCACCGCCGATCTCGTCGCGCTGTTCGACATCGACGACCAGGGTCCGGACCTCCCCGAGCCCTCGTGGAACATCGCGCCGACCCAGCGGATCCCGGTGGTCGCCGAGTCGATGAAGGGGGTCGAGGAGGGCGAGCCTCCGCGCCGGCGCCTCGCGGCCGCGCGCTGGGGTCTGGTCCCCCGCTCCGCGGCGGATCCGTCGGCGGGCGCGCCCCTCTTCAATGCGCGCATCGAGTCGGTGGCGGAGAAGCCCGCGTTCCGCGAGTCCTACGCCGCGCGCCGCGCGATCGTGCCCGCCTCCGGCTGGTACGAGTGGCGCGTCGGGGCCGACGGGGTGAAGTCCCCCGTCTTCATCGCACCCGAGGGCGGGGCACTGGTGCTGTTCGCCGGCGTGTACGAGTGGTGGCGCTCGGCCGAGCCGGGGGCTCCCTGGCTGCTCTCGGCGACGATCCTGACCCGGCCGTCGGCGGGCACGGTGGCGGACGTGCACGAGCGGATGCCCGTGCTTCTCCAGCCCGAGCTCATCGAGGACTGGCTCGACCCGAACGCGGAGGGCGACGGCTCCCTGCTGCGCGCGGCGTCCGACGGAGCCGGCGAGCTGGCCGAGGAGCTCGATGTGCGGCCGGTGGGCGACGCCGTCGGGTCGGTCCGCAGCAACGGCCCGGAGCTCATCGCGCCGCTCTCCTCCTGACGCAGCGCTCGCGGGTGGAGGCTCCTGCGGGCGGAGGCTTCGGCGGGCGGAGGAGCATCTGCCAGACTGGGCGG
The genomic region above belongs to Rathayibacter sp. VKM Ac-2759 and contains:
- a CDS encoding TetR/AcrR family transcriptional regulator, whose translation is MPSKGSYAKGVAKREEILQTALEVFSRQGYRRASLREISEAVGLTQAGLLHYFDSKEELFAEVLRKRDDVDRATYDLDDSGDPAIAGLVRLIRHNSEVPGLVHLYATLSAEGTDEGHAAHEFFVDRYRTTTEVLAESVRADQREGLIAADIDPEVAGRMMTALADGLQIQWLLDDGVDMGSIVETFWALLKRVR
- a CDS encoding cytochrome ubiquinol oxidase subunit I, which codes for MNELLDPLLLSRWQFGLTTIYHFLFVPLTIGMALTVAIFQTCWVRTGRIHYLQLTKFFGKIFLINFAMGVVTGIVQEFQFGMNWSDYSRFVGDVFGAPLAFEGLLAFFLEATFIGLWIFGWDKLPEKLHLATIWLTTLGTTLSAYFIIAANAFMQNPVGFEINETKGRAELTDIWALLTNKVALAAFPHTIFACFMVSAAVIISVAAYHLSRNQHLETMRPALKFGAWMMLVSGGLTLFTGDSLGLAMVDTQPMKMAAAEALYKTSTGAEASFSIFTWGTPDGSSELFSIRIPYLLSFLSTHTFTGTVEGINDLQAQYVQVYGPGDYTPIIWVTYWSFRWMMALGVLAIGVAAAGLWFTRKGREPKKWMWRIATWAAPLPLLAMIVGWVFTEMGRQPWLVFGLLKTEDGVSPGVSGLEVLISLIAFTAIYGTLAVVEFRLILKAAQAGPDDAPEIDEESGRPQLVGTVY
- the cydC gene encoding thiol reductant ABC exporter subunit CydC, yielding MRRADVLRAAMPPARRFLPGLSFGLLSSASVVALLACSAWLIVRAAEQPPILFLSMAVVGVRAFALARAFFRYLERLSGHDAAFRALAELRAGVYERLVPIAPDGLGRVRRGDLVSRVIADVDSQQDVPLRVVQPLIVSGVVATAAVVGVGLLLPAMGLVLLVLLVLGFAGSAVGAGLMSARADRELAPLRGELAERVNLLVTRLDVLIAFGAAEQAVADVAEAEAALARSARRRAVSAGLTAAVLALCSGGAVWAALALGIPSVTDLGGPALGVIVLVPLAVFEVMAAAPLAVQSARTALSGAQRLADLDRDASSPALATDDAVDRAARMPSGRDLVLRDVSAGWPGAAAPALVGVTLDLPAGARALVTGGSGSGKTTLAHVLVRFLEHSGSYRIGGVEARTLPQAEVRRVVGLVEQQPYLFDDTIRQNLLFARPEADDAVLEDVLGRVGLASWTAARGGLDARVGERGALVSGGQAQRLALARALLADFDVLILDEPTASVDAPVADALLADLLRAAGGRTVVLIAHRVDPSLAFDRRIAVGGGTAVSV
- the cydB gene encoding cytochrome d ubiquinol oxidase subunit II; translated protein: MDLPTLWFWIVAVFFIGYFVLDGFDFGVGMSLPFLGRDDTDRRVLINTIGPVWDLNETWVIVAGAALFAAFPEWYATLFSGFYLPLLAILLALILRGVSFEYRHQRPEAAWKKRFDTMIVVGSAVPAFLWGVAFANIVQGVPLDADHNYIGTVLDLLNPYALLGGATTLLLFFTHGVVFVSLKTDGEIRERARRLASRAGLVTIAVAAVFLAWTNLAQGSSASWLLATAAAATLILSWLANVRGREGRAFALLAVTIALAVLTLFTTLFPAVMPASNDIANSLTIENASSTPYTLTVMSWTALVFVPLIVGYQAWTYWIFRKRITRTHIPVDAH
- the cydD gene encoding thiol reductant ABC exporter subunit CydD; this encodes MKPLDPRLLRFARSARLFLVLGGALALARTLAIIAFAWLVAQLVAGAVDGRGAAELAPLLAALLAVVAARAAIAWASEVNAVRGGVGAKAQLRHAVLEALVALGPSGRSAGSSGGVVALVGGGLDALDGYFARYLPQLIATAVATPLLTLVVFLADPLSALFLVVTLPLIPVFMVLIGWATQAVQKRQWSRLQALASGFVDTVGGLATLKIFGRAERQGARIRALTEEYRVHTMKVLRVTFVSGFVLELAGSLSVALVAVSIGLRLVDGSLGLAIGLFVLVLAPDVFLPMRQVGAEFHAAADGVQAADEAFAVIERAAVLPAPTPSPAGSGPLEVRALAVDDGAGRVLAPVDAVFSPGTITAIAGPSGSGKSTLLAALAGFVAATGAIALGGEPVLPGAGRDWLAWSGQRADLLPGTVASNVALGTRSPDAARVAAALALAGVDLEPERRIDAEGTGLSGGQSARVAAARAIHRLLERGCRVLALDEPTAALDAGAERALLAGLRTLADDGAIVIIASHRPSTLAAADTVLALQPAEAVLR
- a CDS encoding DedA family protein, producing the protein MNDLLTGILAFVVSVPPVWRTLLAGLAIFFETTILAGLIVPGDTVVIVSATGVTTPLQFVALALTVIVGALCGESVGFYLGRWFGPRIRASRLGRRLGEKNWVRAERYLARRGGIAVFLSRFLPVLHSLIPLTVGMSGMRYRTFMAWTTPACILWSFAYVGVGAAAAGGYRELSDSLHYAGYLFVGAIVLFALIVFGAKKLLKRAEARHLDE
- a CDS encoding ABC transporter substrate-binding protein; this encodes MSTANKKGRVALSALAVGAVVALAGCSSSDPLDSGSGSGASAGSETIVVGSQDYYSNEIIAEIYAQALENDGYTVDRQLRIGQREIYLPEIESGSIDVFPEYDGSLLQALEPDTTATTADDVYSALTDALPDGLRALDAADASDQNSYTVTQAFADKWSLTDIASLADVTDPIVLGGNSELQTRPYGPDALKEKYGIDTTFQAIEDSGGSTTVNALTSDQIQLANIYTADPNIQSNDLVALEDPDGLFVADNVVPIVSDKIDDDAAEVLNAVSAKLTAEDLVSLNAESVNDEKSAASIATEWLESAGLVD